A stretch of the Streptomyces sp. NBC_00078 genome encodes the following:
- a CDS encoding metalloregulator ArsR/SmtB family transcription factor — MKNVGEALETPTGVYQEEHASGERSTRNRVARSILDHGPSTVTELAGRLGLTPAAVRRHLDALVADDVVQAREQRVYGARTRGRPAKVFALTDCGRDAFDQSYDKLAADALRWIQERFGGDEAVVAFARARIAEQATAYRQAIEAAAPEQRTEALAKALSVDGYAATARSAPLPRKGEQLCQHHCPVAHVAEKFPQLCEAETEIFSQLLGTHVQRLATIAHGDGVCTTFIPKISQTTDNASASTAGRNPA; from the coding sequence GTGAAAAACGTCGGCGAGGCTCTGGAGACCCCCACGGGGGTGTACCAGGAAGAGCACGCGAGCGGGGAGCGCTCCACGCGCAACCGGGTCGCGCGATCGATCCTGGACCACGGGCCGTCGACCGTCACCGAGCTGGCCGGGCGGCTGGGGCTCACCCCCGCGGCCGTAAGGCGCCATCTGGACGCGCTGGTCGCCGACGACGTCGTTCAGGCGCGGGAGCAGCGGGTGTACGGCGCGCGCACGCGTGGACGGCCCGCCAAGGTGTTCGCGCTGACCGACTGCGGCCGCGACGCCTTCGACCAGTCCTACGACAAGCTCGCCGCGGACGCCCTGCGCTGGATCCAGGAGCGGTTCGGCGGGGACGAGGCGGTCGTCGCCTTCGCCCGCGCGAGGATCGCCGAGCAGGCCACTGCCTACCGCCAGGCGATCGAGGCCGCCGCCCCCGAACAGCGCACCGAAGCCCTGGCCAAGGCCCTGAGCGTGGACGGGTACGCTGCTACGGCTCGCAGCGCCCCCCTCCCGCGAAAAGGTGAGCAGCTCTGCCAGCATCACTGCCCGGTGGCCCATGTGGCGGAGAAGTTCCCGCAGCTGTGCGAGGCGGAGACCGAGATCTTCTCGCAGCTGCTGGGTACTCACGTCCAGCGGCTGGCGACCATCGCGCACGGTGACGGCGTCTGCACGACGTTCATCCCCAAGATTTCCCAGACCACTGACAACGCATCTGCAAGCACCGCCGGGAGGAACCCCGCATGA
- a CDS encoding aminoglycoside N(3)-acetyltransferase — MSTPPPTGPLVTRDTVAAQVRMLGVETGEILLVHSSLSSLGWVCGGAVAVVQGLLDALGQEGTLVVPTQTGDLSDPALWGNPPVPEEWWDRIRATMPAYDPLLTPSRGVGVIPETVRGWPGARRSAHPQTSFAALGPRAAEVVDGHAPDCRLGERSPLARLERLGARVLLLGVGYAACTSFHLAEYRIPSPLVRVGRPAPGGGWEVVTEVSITSENFAELGHDFERDRAVVRETVGAADARLFPVADAVAYAERWLALHRSREDEIPTAPGSASASGDPAPPGPGRRRRT; from the coding sequence ATGTCGACACCCCCTCCGACCGGCCCTCTTGTCACCCGCGACACTGTCGCCGCACAGGTACGCATGCTGGGTGTGGAGACCGGCGAGATTCTTCTGGTGCACTCCTCCCTCAGCAGCCTCGGCTGGGTCTGCGGAGGCGCCGTCGCAGTCGTCCAGGGACTGCTCGACGCGCTCGGCCAAGAGGGCACTCTGGTCGTCCCCACCCAGACCGGCGACCTGTCGGACCCGGCCCTGTGGGGAAACCCGCCGGTGCCCGAGGAGTGGTGGGACCGCATCCGGGCCACGATGCCCGCGTACGACCCCCTGCTCACCCCCTCGCGCGGGGTGGGCGTGATCCCGGAGACCGTGCGCGGCTGGCCGGGCGCCCGGCGCAGCGCGCACCCGCAGACGTCCTTCGCGGCGCTCGGCCCGCGCGCGGCGGAGGTCGTCGACGGCCACGCTCCCGACTGCCGGCTCGGGGAGCGGAGTCCGCTGGCGCGGCTGGAGCGGCTGGGCGCCCGGGTCCTGCTGCTCGGCGTCGGCTACGCGGCATGCACGAGCTTCCATCTCGCCGAGTACCGGATACCGTCGCCGCTCGTCCGGGTCGGGCGGCCGGCTCCGGGCGGCGGCTGGGAGGTGGTGACCGAGGTGTCGATCACCTCGGAGAACTTCGCCGAGCTGGGCCATGACTTCGAGCGGGATCGTGCCGTCGTCCGCGAAACGGTGGGCGCCGCCGACGCCCGGCTGTTTCCCGTGGCGGACGCGGTGGCGTACGCGGAGCGGTGGCTGGCGCTGCACCGGTCGCGGGAGGACGAGATCCCCACGGCGCCCGGCAGCGCTTCGGCGAGTGGAGATCCTGCACCCCCCGGTCCGGGCCGCCGACGGCGTACCTAG
- a CDS encoding ABC transporter ATP-binding protein, whose product MRSEPVVQVQALVKRYGTKTAVDGLDLVAKAGVTAVLGPNGAGKTTTVETCEGYRRPDSGAVRVLGLDPVRQARQLHPRIGVMLQSGGVYSGARADEMLRHVAKLHANPLDVDALVERLGLGSCGRTTYRRLSGGQQQRLALAMAVVGRPELVFLDEPTAGLDPQARHATWDLVRDLRTDGVSLILTTHYMDEAEQLADDVAIIDSGRVIAQGSPDELCRGGAENTLRFTGRPGLDVGSLLKALPADCSAAELTPGSYRVVGKVDPQLLATVASWCAQHGVMPDRISVERHTLEDVFLELTGKELRS is encoded by the coding sequence ATGCGAAGTGAGCCCGTGGTCCAGGTTCAGGCCCTGGTGAAGCGGTACGGCACGAAAACCGCTGTGGACGGCCTCGACCTGGTGGCCAAGGCGGGCGTGACCGCCGTACTCGGCCCGAACGGCGCGGGCAAGACCACCACCGTCGAGACCTGTGAGGGATACCGCAGGCCGGACTCCGGCGCGGTACGCGTCCTGGGGCTGGATCCGGTACGGCAGGCACGTCAGCTGCACCCGCGCATCGGTGTGATGCTGCAGTCCGGCGGCGTCTACTCGGGCGCGCGTGCCGACGAGATGCTGCGGCACGTGGCGAAACTGCACGCGAACCCGCTGGACGTGGACGCGCTCGTCGAGCGACTCGGCCTCGGCTCGTGCGGCCGTACGACCTACCGACGTCTCTCCGGCGGACAGCAGCAGCGCCTCGCGCTCGCGATGGCCGTCGTGGGGCGTCCCGAGCTGGTGTTCCTGGACGAGCCGACCGCCGGCCTCGACCCGCAGGCCCGGCACGCGACCTGGGACCTCGTCCGCGACCTGCGCACCGACGGTGTCTCGCTGATCCTCACCACGCACTACATGGACGAGGCCGAGCAGCTCGCCGACGACGTCGCGATCATCGACTCCGGCCGGGTCATCGCCCAGGGTTCCCCGGACGAGCTGTGCCGCGGCGGCGCCGAGAACACACTGCGCTTCACCGGCCGTCCAGGTCTGGACGTGGGCTCCCTGCTGAAGGCGCTGCCCGCGGACTGCTCGGCGGCGGAGCTGACGCCGGGCTCGTACCGGGTCGTCGGCAAGGTCGACCCGCAACTGCTGGCGACGGTGGCGTCCTGGTGCGCGCAGCACGGGGTGATGCCGGACCGGATCTCGGTCGAACGGCACACGCTCGAAGACGTCTTTCTCGAGCTCACGGGCAAGGAGCTGCGTTCGTGA